A window of the Chryseobacterium arthrosphaerae genome harbors these coding sequences:
- the rpsM gene encoding 30S ribosomal protein S13 — MARIAGIDLPKNKRGVIGLTYIYGVGRSTSSEILKAAGISEDKKVNEWNDDELAAIRTYISENVKVEGELRSEVQLNIKRLMDIGCQRGIRHRLGLPLRGQRTKNNSRTRKGKRKTVANKKKASK, encoded by the coding sequence ATGGCGAGAATTGCAGGTATTGATTTACCAAAAAACAAAAGAGGTGTTATCGGTTTAACTTACATCTATGGAGTAGGAAGAAGTACTTCTTCTGAAATCCTTAAAGCTGCCGGTATCAGCGAAGACAAGAAAGTCAACGAATGGAATGACGATGAATTGGCTGCAATCAGAACATATATCTCTGAAAACGTAAAAGTAGAAGGAGAATTGAGATCTGAAGTGCAATTGAACATCAAGAGATTGATGGACATAGGATGCCAACGAGGAATACGTCACAGACTTGGATTACCTTTAAGAGGCCAGAGAACGAAAAACAACTCTAGAACACGTAAAGGGAAGAGAAAAACTGTTGCTAACAAGAAAAAAGCTAGTAAATAA
- a CDS encoding glycoside hydrolase family 35 protein: MRNFSRYLYSILFVFFINTMFSQKGNFEIKNGHFLLNGKPFTIYSGEMHYPRVPSEYWKHRMQMMKAMGLNTVTTYVFWNYHEEAPGKWNFSGEKDLRRFIKTAQEVGLYVIIRPGPYVCAEWEFGGYPWWLQKNKNLEIRRDNKAFLDECEKYINQLAGQIVPLQINNGGPVIMVQAENEFGSYVAQRKDIPLEEHRKYSHKIKDMLLKGGITVPLFTSDGSSLFKGGSIDGALPTANGESDIEVLKKSINEYNGGKGPYMVAEYYPGWLDHWAEPFVKVAAEEVVKQTDLYIKNGVSFNYYMIHGGTNFGFTSGANYNKDFDIQPDITSYDYDAPISESGLATPKYNALREIFQKINPGKLPEVPKAPKVITIPAIGFTKVASLFDVISKIKPVTGDQPLTFEDLNIGNGYVVYRRISDKAQKGLLEIRGLRDYANIYVNGVWKGELNRINKKYAVDIDLKAGDRLDIMVENMGRINYGAEIVHNLKGIIEPVRINGSTISGNWQMFSLPFDQFPKHTYQKKNIADRVPVIQEAEFKLDETGDTFLDMRNFGKGIVFINGKNIGRYWSVAGPQQTLYIPGVWLKKGKNLVQVFEQIRPQNTVSSIDHPILDQLVK, encoded by the coding sequence ATGAGAAATTTCAGCCGGTATTTATATAGTATTCTTTTTGTTTTCTTCATTAATACGATGTTTTCCCAAAAAGGAAATTTTGAAATTAAAAACGGTCATTTTTTATTGAACGGAAAACCATTCACCATCTATTCCGGGGAAATGCATTACCCAAGAGTACCATCGGAATACTGGAAGCACAGGATGCAGATGATGAAAGCAATGGGATTGAATACCGTGACCACTTACGTCTTCTGGAATTACCATGAAGAAGCACCCGGAAAATGGAATTTTTCAGGAGAAAAAGATCTGCGCAGATTTATAAAAACAGCACAGGAGGTCGGGTTGTATGTTATCATTCGTCCCGGACCTTATGTATGTGCAGAATGGGAATTCGGAGGGTATCCGTGGTGGCTGCAAAAAAATAAAAATCTGGAAATAAGAAGAGATAATAAAGCTTTTCTGGATGAATGTGAAAAATACATCAATCAGCTTGCGGGGCAGATCGTTCCGCTGCAGATCAATAATGGAGGCCCTGTCATCATGGTACAGGCAGAAAATGAATTTGGATCTTACGTTGCCCAGAGAAAAGATATACCGTTGGAAGAACACCGTAAATACAGCCATAAAATAAAAGACATGCTGTTGAAGGGGGGCATCACTGTTCCGTTATTTACTTCGGATGGAAGCTCGCTTTTTAAAGGTGGCTCTATAGACGGTGCTTTACCCACTGCCAACGGAGAAAGCGATATTGAGGTTTTAAAGAAAAGCATCAATGAATACAATGGAGGAAAAGGTCCGTATATGGTAGCAGAGTATTACCCGGGATGGCTGGACCACTGGGCAGAGCCCTTTGTGAAAGTTGCTGCAGAAGAAGTGGTGAAGCAAACAGACTTATACATAAAAAATGGAGTTTCTTTCAACTATTATATGATTCACGGTGGCACCAACTTCGGCTTTACAAGCGGGGCCAATTATAATAAAGATTTTGACATTCAGCCGGATATTACAAGTTATGATTATGATGCTCCTATCAGTGAATCAGGTTTGGCAACCCCGAAATACAATGCTTTAAGAGAAATATTTCAAAAAATAAATCCTGGCAAGCTTCCGGAAGTCCCGAAAGCACCAAAGGTAATCACGATCCCGGCCATTGGGTTTACAAAAGTCGCCAGCCTGTTTGACGTGATCAGTAAAATAAAGCCTGTTACCGGTGATCAGCCTCTTACATTTGAAGATCTGAATATCGGAAACGGATATGTTGTATACAGGAGAATATCTGATAAAGCTCAAAAAGGATTATTGGAGATCAGGGGATTGAGAGACTATGCCAATATTTATGTGAACGGAGTCTGGAAAGGTGAGCTGAACAGGATCAATAAAAAATACGCTGTTGACATTGACCTCAAAGCCGGGGACCGGTTGGATATTATGGTGGAAAATATGGGGCGTATCAATTACGGTGCAGAGATCGTTCATAATCTGAAAGGCATCATAGAACCTGTCCGGATTAATGGAAGTACCATTTCAGGAAATTGGCAGATGTTTTCTTTACCATTTGATCAATTTCCCAAACATACGTATCAGAAAAAAAATATTGCTGATCGTGTTCCGGTCATTCAGGAAGCAGAATTTAAACTCGATGAAACCGGAGATACTTTTCTCGATATGCGGAACTTTGGGAAAGGCATTGTCTTTATCAACGGTAAAAATATCGGCAGATACTGGAGTGTGGCCGGGCCTCAGCAGACATTATATATTCCCGGAGTCTGGTTAAAAAAAGGGAAGAATCTCGTCCAGGTTTTTGAACAGATCAGGCCTCAGAATACAGTCAGCAGCATAGATCATCCGATCCTGGATCAGCTGGTTAAATAA
- the rplQ gene encoding 50S ribosomal protein L17 has protein sequence MRHGKKFNHLGRTASHRSALLSNMACSLIEHKRINTTVAKAKALRVYVEPLLTKAKEDTTHNRRVVFSYLQNKFAVAELFRTVAPKIAERNGGYTRIIKTGFRPGDAADTALIELVDFNELYNPNAEEKKATRRSRRSTAAPKKAEAVVAEAPAVEEKVEEAKADTTEEKTEE, from the coding sequence ATGAGACACGGTAAAAAATTCAATCACTTAGGAAGAACAGCTTCTCACAGAAGTGCTTTACTTTCTAATATGGCTTGTTCTCTAATTGAGCATAAAAGAATCAACACTACTGTAGCTAAAGCTAAAGCTTTAAGAGTATATGTTGAGCCTCTATTAACAAAAGCAAAAGAAGATACTACACACAACAGAAGAGTAGTATTCTCTTACCTTCAAAATAAATTTGCGGTTGCTGAATTATTCAGAACTGTAGCTCCTAAAATCGCTGAAAGAAACGGTGGTTATACAAGAATCATCAAGACAGGATTCAGACCAGGTGATGCTGCTGATACTGCTCTTATCGAATTAGTAGATTTCAACGAGCTTTACAACCCGAATGCTGAGGAGAAAAAAGCTACAAGAAGAAGCAGAAGATCAACTGCTGCACCTAAAAAAGCTGAAGCGGTAGTAGCTGAAGCTCCTGCAGTAGAAGAGAAAGTAGAAGAAGCTAAAGCTGATACTACTGAAGAAAAAACTGAAGAATAA
- the infA gene encoding translation initiation factor IF-1: MAKQKHIEQDGVIVEALSNAMFRVELENGHILIAHISGKMRMHYIKLLPGDKVKLEMSPYDLTKGRITFRY; this comes from the coding sequence ATGGCAAAACAAAAACATATTGAACAGGATGGCGTGATCGTGGAAGCACTTTCGAACGCCATGTTCCGTGTAGAGCTGGAAAATGGGCATATCCTTATTGCTCATATCTCCGGCAAAATGAGAATGCATTATATTAAACTTTTACCTGGTGATAAGGTAAAACTAGAAATGTCTCCCTATGATTTAACGAAAGGGAGAATCACATTTAGATACTAA
- the rpsK gene encoding 30S ribosomal protein S11, with protein sequence MAKQTKVVKKRKVKVEAIGEAHIQASFNNIIISLTNKNGEVISWASAGKMGFRGSKKNTPFAAQMAAENCSAVAHEAGLRRVKVFVKGPGAGRESAIRSIHNSGIEVSEIVDVTPMPHNGCRPPKRRRV encoded by the coding sequence ATGGCAAAACAAACTAAAGTAGTTAAAAAAAGAAAAGTAAAAGTTGAAGCTATTGGTGAAGCTCATATTCAGGCTTCTTTCAATAACATCATCATTTCTTTAACAAATAAAAACGGAGAGGTTATCTCTTGGGCTTCTGCCGGTAAAATGGGATTCAGAGGTTCTAAAAAGAATACTCCATTTGCTGCTCAGATGGCAGCTGAAAATTGCTCTGCTGTAGCTCACGAAGCTGGTTTAAGAAGAGTAAAGGTGTTTGTGAAAGGTCCAGGTGCAGGTAGAGAATCTGCTATCAGATCTATCCACAATTCAGGAATTGAAGTTAGCGAAATCGTTGATGTGACTCCAATGCCACACAACGGATGTAGACCACCAAAAAGAAGAAGAGTTTAA
- the rpmJ gene encoding 50S ribosomal protein L36 — protein MKVRASIKKRSADCKIVRRKGVLFVINKKNPKFKQRQG, from the coding sequence ATGAAAGTAAGAGCATCAATTAAAAAAAGAAGCGCTGATTGCAAAATCGTACGCAGAAAAGGTGTACTATTCGTAATCAACAAGAAGAACCCAAAATTTAAACAAAGACAAGGTTAA
- a CDS encoding response regulator transcription factor, translating to MSISIAIVEDEKNYNNALKKIINYQNDMKVTAQFFDGSTALKNLPEISPDVVMMDIQLPDMLGIEIIEHIRKEMSDTQFIMCTSFEDDEKIFNSLKAGAMGYLVKGESMDKILSSIRDVYNGGAPMSFSIARKVLKHFEKKLPEIKGFDELTEREKEILELLSQGLLYKEIADQKCISIDTVKKHVGNIYRKLHVSNKVEAINKFNNFKN from the coding sequence ATGAGCATTTCCATTGCCATAGTAGAAGACGAAAAGAACTACAACAATGCGTTGAAGAAGATCATCAATTATCAGAATGATATGAAGGTGACGGCTCAGTTCTTTGATGGAAGTACGGCATTGAAAAATCTCCCGGAAATCTCCCCGGATGTAGTAATGATGGATATCCAGCTTCCTGATATGCTGGGAATAGAGATCATTGAGCACATCAGAAAGGAGATGTCGGACACCCAGTTCATTATGTGTACAAGCTTTGAAGATGACGAAAAAATCTTCAATTCCTTAAAAGCTGGGGCCATGGGCTACCTTGTAAAAGGAGAAAGCATGGATAAAATTCTGTCGTCCATCCGGGATGTCTATAACGGCGGAGCGCCTATGAGCTTTTCCATCGCCCGGAAAGTCCTGAAACATTTTGAAAAGAAACTGCCCGAGATCAAAGGCTTCGATGAGCTCACAGAGCGTGAAAAGGAAATACTCGAACTGCTTTCACAGGGACTTTTGTACAAAGAAATTGCAGATCAGAAATGCATCAGCATTGATACTGTAAAAAAACATGTAGGCAATATCTACCGGAAACTGCATGTCAGCAACAAAGTAGAAGCAATAAACAAATTTAACAATTTTAAAAACTAA
- a CDS encoding N-acetylmuramoyl-L-alanine amidase, with protein sequence MIIVEDKLEKTISGESVNFVETPNKEGIIIPEYIIIHFTAGHGVENTINWFKEPTAKASVHVIIDRDGRITQMVEFNKKAWHAGRSRWADRSGFNDFSISIELENPGKLKKVNERYYSWFEKEYPKDVVVEAMHKHENTTSYWHSFTERQIESCFQVCKLLTETYNIKDILGHDDIAPFRKNDPGPAFPMESLRAKLFGREDDTADMYNVVADFANVRKDARTESDLIVKLKKNTPVEFIKSKLGWFYVYVLMEAGKDGEPVYGWINSDLLEKV encoded by the coding sequence ATGATTATCGTAGAGGATAAGTTAGAAAAAACAATTTCCGGGGAGAGTGTTAACTTTGTAGAGACACCCAATAAAGAGGGAATTATTATTCCTGAATACATTATCATTCATTTTACTGCGGGACATGGGGTTGAAAATACCATCAACTGGTTTAAAGAACCTACAGCGAAAGCTTCCGTTCATGTTATTATTGATAGGGACGGGAGGATTACTCAAATGGTAGAGTTCAATAAAAAAGCCTGGCATGCCGGAAGAAGCCGGTGGGCAGACCGATCAGGATTCAATGACTTTTCCATCAGTATAGAACTGGAAAATCCGGGAAAACTTAAAAAAGTCAATGAAAGATACTACTCATGGTTTGAAAAAGAATATCCGAAAGATGTAGTGGTAGAGGCGATGCATAAACATGAGAATACTACTTCCTATTGGCATAGCTTTACGGAAAGACAGATAGAGAGCTGTTTTCAGGTTTGTAAATTACTGACTGAAACCTATAATATTAAAGATATTCTGGGGCATGATGACATTGCACCTTTCAGGAAAAATGATCCCGGGCCTGCGTTTCCTATGGAAAGTCTCAGGGCAAAATTATTTGGAAGGGAGGATGATACTGCAGATATGTACAATGTAGTGGCAGATTTTGCCAACGTAAGAAAGGATGCCAGAACTGAGTCAGACCTTATTGTGAAACTCAAAAAGAATACCCCGGTTGAATTCATTAAGAGTAAGTTGGGATGGTTTTATGTCTATGTTTTAATGGAGGCAGGAAAAGATGGGGAACCCGTATATGGGTGGATCAATAGTGATCTGCTGGAGAAAGTCTGA
- a CDS encoding DNA-directed RNA polymerase subunit alpha codes for MAILQFIKPDKVILLNSDEFKGQFEFRPLEPGFGLTIGNALRRVLLSSLEGYAISSIKIEGVEHEFSTIPGVIEDVTEIILNLKQVRLKAAAEGQANEQVVAKVSGQTIITAGDLGKSINGFEVLNPDLVICNLNTDVTFEITFNIEKGRGYVPSEQNKSNNAPVGTIAIDSIFTPIKKVQYSIENYRVEQKTDYEKLVLDIETDGSISPQNALTEASKILIYHFMLFSDERITLETEAVKASIQYDEETLHTRQLLKSKLADMDLSVRALNCLKAAEVETLGELVSYSKSDLMKFRNFGKKSLTELEELVHSKGLNFGFDVAKYKLDADK; via the coding sequence ATGGCAATTTTACAATTCATAAAACCCGATAAAGTAATTTTACTTAACTCTGATGAATTTAAAGGTCAATTCGAATTCAGACCTTTGGAACCAGGTTTCGGGCTTACAATCGGTAATGCTTTGAGAAGAGTGTTGCTTTCTTCTCTGGAAGGATATGCTATTTCATCTATCAAAATAGAAGGTGTAGAGCACGAATTTTCAACTATTCCAGGAGTAATCGAAGACGTTACCGAAATTATTCTTAACCTAAAGCAGGTAAGATTAAAAGCTGCAGCAGAAGGCCAGGCTAATGAGCAGGTTGTTGCTAAAGTTTCAGGTCAAACGATTATTACTGCTGGTGATTTAGGAAAATCGATCAACGGATTCGAGGTTTTAAACCCGGATTTAGTGATTTGTAACCTGAACACTGATGTAACTTTCGAAATTACTTTCAATATTGAAAAAGGAAGAGGATATGTTCCTTCTGAACAAAATAAGTCAAACAATGCACCTGTAGGTACTATTGCTATTGACTCTATTTTCACGCCGATCAAGAAAGTACAGTACAGCATTGAAAATTATCGTGTAGAGCAAAAAACAGACTACGAAAAACTTGTATTAGATATAGAAACTGACGGGTCTATCAGCCCTCAGAATGCTTTAACAGAAGCTTCTAAGATATTAATTTATCACTTCATGTTATTCTCTGATGAGAGAATCACCCTTGAAACTGAAGCTGTAAAAGCATCTATCCAATATGATGAGGAAACTCTTCATACAAGACAATTACTTAAGTCTAAATTAGCAGATATGGATCTTTCCGTAAGAGCCCTTAACTGTCTGAAAGCAGCTGAAGTAGAAACTCTTGGAGAATTGGTTTCTTACAGTAAGTCTGATTTGATGAAATTCAGAAATTTTGGTAAAAAATCTTTGACAGAACTAGAAGAATTAGTGCATTCAAAAGGTCTTAACTTCGGTTTCGACGTTGCAAAATATAAGTTAGACGCTGATAAATAA
- the rpsD gene encoding 30S ribosomal protein S4, producing MARYIGPKTKIARKFGAAIYGDDKNFEKRKNQPPGQHGPNKRRGAKKSEYAVQLAEKQKAKYTYGILERQFANLFEKAHRSKGVTGEVLLQLCESRLDNVVYRLGFAKTRSGARQLVSHRHITVNGEILNIPSYLVKAGDVIAVREKSKSLEVVTNALASKSNYEWLQFNDEKKEGTFISAPERIQIPEDIKENLIVELYSK from the coding sequence ATGGCAAGATATATTGGACCTAAAACTAAGATTGCTAGAAAGTTTGGTGCTGCAATCTACGGAGATGATAAAAACTTCGAAAAAAGAAAGAACCAACCGCCAGGACAACACGGTCCTAACAAAAGAAGAGGTGCTAAAAAATCAGAATACGCAGTTCAGTTGGCTGAAAAACAAAAAGCTAAATATACTTACGGTATCTTAGAAAGACAGTTTGCTAACTTATTTGAAAAAGCACACAGAAGTAAAGGGGTAACAGGGGAAGTTCTATTACAACTTTGTGAATCAAGATTGGATAACGTAGTTTACAGATTAGGTTTTGCTAAAACAAGATCTGGTGCTAGACAATTGGTTTCTCACAGACACATCACTGTGAACGGAGAAATACTTAATATCCCTTCTTACTTGGTAAAAGCTGGTGATGTAATCGCTGTAAGAGAAAAGTCTAAGTCTCTTGAAGTTGTTACCAATGCATTGGCTTCTAAGTCAAACTATGAGTGGTTACAATTCAACGATGAGAAGAAAGAAGGTACCTTCATTTCTGCTCCTGAAAGAATCCAGATTCCGGAAGACATCAAGGAGAACCTTATCGTCGAACTTTACTCTAAATAA